DNA from Coprobacter tertius:
ATTAAATAATATGCAAATATAAAATTAAAAATCAATAATAAAGAGAAGAGATAGACTATTTAAATATATTAAAAATATATATTATCTCTATATTAAAATATTAACCTTTAATTCTCTTTTCATTCTCGGCTCTCACTCGGATACCGGCATACACATAAATATACAAAAGCCGGTACTTTTGCAGTACCGGCTTTTATTATAGTGAATTATACGATTTTAAAAATCGGTGACATTTTTACGGTTAGCAAATACGCGGTCGAACTCTTCTTTCGAACCTACGACAAGTTTGTCAAATTCCCGTTGACCTGTTCCGGCCGGAATCAAATGTCCGCAAATTACGTTTTCTTTCATACCTTCGAGTTTATCGACTTTACCATTGATAGCAGCTTCGTTAAGTACTTTAGTTGTTTCCTGGAACGAAGCGGCCGACATGAAGCTCGAAGTTTGTAATGCAGCACGCGTAATACCTTGTAATACCTGATCGGAGGTAGCGGGTATAGCATCACGTACTTCTACAGGACGTAAATCGCGACGTTTCAGCATCGAATTTTCATCACGTAATTTACGCGGAGTAACGATCTGTCCCGGTTTCAATGTCTGAGAATCACCAGCATCAACCACAACTTTCTTACCCCAAATACGGTCATTCTCATCCATAAATTCATGTTTGTCGACAACCTGTTGTTCGAGGAAACGGGTATCACCCGGATCGATAATCGAAACTTTACGCATCATCTGCCGTACGATTACTTCGAAATGTTTATCGTTGATCTTCACCCCTTGCAGACGGTAAACATCCTGTACCTCATTAACGATATATTCCTGTACGGCAGTCGGTCCCTTAATAGCCAAAATATCGGAAGGAGTAACGGCTCCATCAGAAAGCGGCGTACCGGCTCTCACATAGTCATTTTCCTGAACCAATATCTGTTTCGACAAAGGAACCAAATATTTTTGTACCTGACCGGTCTTCGACGTAACCGAAATTTCCCGGTTACCGCGTTTTACTTTTCCGAACGTAACTTCACCGTCGATCTCCGATACTACGGCAGGATTAGATGGGTTACGAGCTTCGAACAACTCGGTAACACGAGGAAGACCACCGGTAATATCACCGGCTTTACCTACGGCACGAGGTATTTTCACGAAAACTTCTCCCGGATGCAGTTTACTACCTTGATCGATCATCAAGTGAGCTCCTACAGGAAGAGAGTATGTTTTAAGAATCTGCCCGTTTTCACCGACGATATTCGCAGAGGGAACCCGTGCACGATCTTTCGATTCGATAATAATTTTCTCACGGAGACCGGTCTGCTCGTCCGATTCAACTTTGTAAGTTACGCCTTCGATTACATTTTCGAATTCTACTTTACCACCGACTTCCGACACGATAACGGCATTGAAGGGGTCCCATTCACAGACTACATCTCCTTTTTTCAGAGAATCTCCGTTATTAAAGAACAATTTCGAGCCATAAGGAATATTGGTCGTCGTGAGCACGATTTTAGTATTCGGGTCGATTATTCTCATTTCGGCCAAACGACCTACTACGATCATTACTTTCTTACCGCTTTCGTCTACACTATCGACAGTACGGAGTTCGTCTATTTCGAGAATACCGTCGTATCTTGAAGTAACGTTCGATACAGCTGCGATATTCGAAGCGATACCACCGACGTGGAAAGTACGCAAAGTCAACTGTGTACCCGGCTCACCGATCGATTGAGCGGCGATAACACCCACTGCCTCGCCTTTTTGTACCATACGATTAGTAGAAAGGTTACGACCGTAACACTTAGCACATACTCCTTTCTTCGATTCGCAAGTAAGTACCGAACGTATTTCTACCCGTTCTATCGGCGATTCCTGTATTTTCTGAGCAATGTCTTCGGTGATTTCTTCTCCAGAATGTACCAGTATTTCTCCGGTAAGCGGATGTTGAACATCGTGAACCGAAACACGGCCTAATATTCTTTCATATAAAGAAGCTACGACTTCTTCATTATTCTTTATCTCGGTACAAACCAATCCGCGCAACGTTCCGCAATCTTCTTCGTGAATAATCACGTCATGCGCAACATCTACCAAACGACGAGTCAGATACCCTGCATCGGCAGTTTTAAGAGCAGTATCGGCAAGACCTTTACGGGCACCGTGAGTAGAAATAAAGTACTCTAACACCGATAAGCCTTCTTTAAAGTTGGCGAGAATCGGGTTTTCGATGATCTGTCCTCCTTCTGCTCCCGATTTCTGCGGTTTAGCCATAAGACCACGCATACCGGAAAGCTGGCGAATCTGTTCTTTAGAACCACGGGCTCCTGAATCGAGCATCATATATACCGAATTAAATCCCTGATTGTCGCTCGAGAGCTGTTTCATCAAGATATTCGATAATTTAGAGTTTACATGTGTCCAGGTATCGATAATCTGGTTATAACGTTCGTTATAAGTAATGAACCCCATATTATAGTTGTTGAGAATCTGCTCAACTTCGGCATATCCTTCGTTCACTAACTCTTCTTTTTCGGGCGGGATGATCACATCGGCCAAATTGAACGACAAACCACCTTTGAAGGCCATATAATATCCCAGATTCTTAATATCGTCGAGGAACTGAGCCGCACGGGTAACACCGCATACTTTAATTACTTTTCCGATAATATCGCGAAGCGATTTCTTAGAAAGAATCTCGTTAATATAACCTACCTCTTTCGGGACAAGCTGATTTACCAATACGCGACCTACCGATGTCTCACGCAAAAGCTGAATCGGATTACCCTCTTCATCAAGGTCATCGACCATAACTTTCACTTTGGAGTGAAGGGTTACTTTACCTTCATTATAAGCTATTTCGGCTTCTTCCGGACCATAAAATACCAGCCCTTCGCCTTTAGAACCCGGACGTAATTTGGTTATATAATATAACCCGAGTACCATATCCTGAGAAGGTACGGTAATAGGTGCTCCGTTAGCAGGATTCAATATATTATGCGCACCGAGCATGAGCATTTGCGCTTCGAGAATCGCTTCATTACCCAATGGTAAGTGAACAGCCATCTGGTCACCGTCAAAGTCGGCATTGAAAGCTGTACAAGCTAACGGATGCAACTGAATAGCTTTACCTTCGATCATTTTAGGCTGGAAAGCCTGGATACCGAGACGGTGCAACGTCGGAGCACGGTTAAGCAATACGGGGTGCCCTTTCATTACATGTTCGAGAATATCCCAGACAACCGGTTCTTTACGATCTACGATTTTCTTAGCCGATTTCACAGTCTTAACGATACCGCGTTCGATCAGTTTGCGAATTACAAAAGGTTTATATAATTCGGCAGCCATATCTTTCGGGAGACCGCACTCATGCATCTTCAATTCAGGACCAACGACAATTACCGAACGAGCTGAATAATCGACACGTTTACCGAGGAGGTTCTGACGGAAACGACCTTGTTTTCCTTTCAGACTATCGGAAAGCGATTTTAAAGGACGATTTGCGTCGGTTTTTACTGCGCTCGATTTACGAGAATTGTCGAGTAACGAATCTACAGCTTCCTGTAACATTCGTTTTTCATTACGTAAAATCACTTCGGGAGCTTTTATCTCCATCAACCGTTTCAACCGGTTATTACGTATAATGACACGACGATACAAATCATTCAGGTCGGAAGTTGCGAAACGGCCACCGTCGAGAGGTACCAAAGGACGTAATTCGGGAGGAATTACAGGAACCACTTTAAGAATCATCCATTCGGGCTTATTGCGTCCTTTAGAAGCACGGAACGACTCAACCACCTGCAAGCGTTTCAAAGCTTCGCTTTTACGCTGCTGCGATCCGTCGGTATTGGCACGGTGACGCAATTCATAAGAAAGTTCGTCCAAATCGAGACGGGCCAACAGATCATAAATAGCCTCTGCGCCCATCTTAGCTATGAATTTTTCGGGATCGTTATCATCGAGCATCTGATTTTCCTTAGGCAGAGAATCGAGTATATCGAGATATTCTTCCTCAGAAAGCAGATCGTAGGTATCGAGCGTATCGCGCTTGATACCCGGTTGTATCACTACATAACGTTCGTAGTACACAATCGCATCGAGTTTTTTGGTCGGTAAACCGAGCAAATAACCGATTTTATTGGGCAAAGAACGGAAATACCAGATATGAGCAACCGGCACCACAAGTTGTATGTGCCCCATACGTTCACGGCGCACTTTCTTTTCGGTAACCTCTACCCCACAACGATCGCAGACAATTCCTTTATAACGAATACGTTTGTATTTTCCGCAATGGCATTCATAGTCTTTTACAGGACCGAAAATACGCTCGCAGAACAAACCGTCGCGTTCGGGTTTGTAAGTACGATAATTAATGGTTTCAGGTTTAAGAACTTCACCGCTCGAACCTTCGAGAATCTCTTCGGGAGAGGCCAGACCGATTGAAATCTTCGAAAAGTTACTCTTTATCTTGTTATCTTTTCTAAAAGCCATATGTTTAATTTATAAAGAGTTATAAGAATCTAAGCGACTTTCTTTCCCATCATAGGAAAAGAAAGTTTCGCTTTTTCTATATTTATTATTCTAAATTGATGCTAAGACCAAGACCTCTCAACTCGTGTAATAACACGTTAAGAGACTCGGGAATACCGGGGGTAGGCATCGGTTCACCTTTTACAATCGCTTCATATGCTTTAGAACGACCTACCACATCGTCTGACTTAATCGTAAGAATTTCCTGAAGGACATGAGACGCACCGAATGCTTCGAGAGCCCAAACCTCCATTTCTCCGAAACGCTGACCTCCGAACTGAGCTTTACCACCTAATGGTTGCTGGGTAATCAGAGAGTATGGTCCGATAGAACGAGCATGCATCTTGTCTTCGACCATATGACCGAGTTTCAACATATAGATAACTCCTACAGTCGCAGGTTGATCGAAACGCTCTCCGGTACCACCATCATATAGGTATGATTTACCGTAACGGGGAACACCGGCTTTATCGGTCCATTCATTCAGGTCTTCGAGACTCGCTCCGTCAAAAATAGGAGTAGCAAACTTCATATCGAGTTTAGCTCCTGCCCAACCGAGAACGGTTTCAAATATCTGACCGAGGTTCATACGAGAAGGCACACCCAACGGATTAAGCACGATGTCAACCGGAGTACCGTCTTCGAGGAACGGCATATCTTCCTGACGCACGACACGCGAAACGATACCTTTATTTCCGTGACGTCCGGCCATCTTGTCCCCGACGCTGATCTTACGTTTCTTAGCAATATAAACTTTAGCTAATTGAACGATACCGGAAGGCAGCTCATCACCGATAGAAATATCGAATTTTTTACGGCGTAATTCGGCATCGATTTCTTTATATTTTTTCAGATAATTCATAATGGTCGCCCGAATCAAATCATTTTTAACCTGATCGGCAGTCCATTTACTTACCTGTATTGCTGTATAATCGATTTCGCTCAGCGCTTTCTGAGTAAATTTAGATCCCTTAGGAATAATTTCGGTTCCTAAATAGTCTTTTACTCCCTGAGAAGTCTTGCCATTGGTAAGTGCCAAAAGTTTCTCGATAAGCAATTCTTTGAGCTTCGCTTCTTTTTCCTCATATTCTTCGTCGAGTTTCGGAAGGATAGCTTTATCACTGAGTTTCGATTTTTTCTTCTTAACGGCACGAGAGAAAAGATTAGTCCCTATCACGACTCCTTTTAAAGAAGGGGTAGCTTTCAGAGAAGCATCTTTTACATCACCAGCCTTATCACCGAAGATAGCACGCAACAGTTTTTCTTCGGGTGAAGGATCGGATTCTCCTTTCGGCGTAATCTTACCGATCATAATATCACCCGGACTTACTTGCGCTCCGATACGAATAATACCTCTCTCATCGAGGTCTTTGGTAGCATCTTCGCTGACATTGGGAATATCGGAAGTAAGTTCTTCCATACCTCGCTTGGTTTCACGTACTTCGAGCGAATACTCATCAACATGTACCGAGGTAAGTATATCTTCCATTACTACCCGCTCGTTCAACACGATAGCATCCTCGTAATTATAACCTTTCCAAGGCATGAAAGCCACTTTCAGGTTCTTACCCAATGCCAATTCCCCGCTTTCGGTAGAATATCCTTCGGTAAGTATCTGGCCAGCCACTACCCGGTCTCCTTTACGGCAAATCGGACGTAGGTCGACAGTCGTACTCTGGTTTGTTTTCCTGAATTTAGGAATGTTATATTCTTTTACGGCATCTTCGAAACTTACAAATTCTTCATCTTCGGTACGGTCGTATCGGATACGGATGGTCGTAGCATCTACAAATTCGATTACCCCGTTGCCCTCTGCCGTAATTTGCGTACGGGAGTCGCGGATAAGCTGACCTTCGAGACCAGTACCTACTATAGGAGCCTCGGTACGAAGCAAAGGAACTGCCTGACGCATCATGTTAGACCCCATCAAGGCACGGTTAGCATCGTCATGTTCGAGGAAGGGAATCAAAGAGGCGGCGATAGAAGCGATCTGTGTGGGCGAAACGTCCATCAAGGAAACTTCATCGGGGGCTACGATAGGAAAGTCCGCATCGAGACGAGCTTTTATGCGATTACGCATAAAGTTACCATCATCGTCGAGAGGCGCATTACCTTGTGCGATTACTTTACCTTCTTCAATTTCAGCAGTAAGATAAACAATACCATCGTCAGACAAATCTACCTTTCCGTTATCAACTTTACGATACGGAGTTTCGATAAATCCGAGGTCGTTGATCTTCGCATATACACAAAGAGAAGAAATAAGACCGATATTAGGACCTTCAGGAGTTTCGATCGGGCACAGACGACCATAATGCGTATAGTGTACGTCACGCACCTCGAAACCGGCACGTTCTCGCGACAAACCACCAGGACCGAGGGCCGACATACGACGCTTATGCGTCATTTCTGCCAACGGATTGGTCTGGTCCATAAACTGCGATAACGCATTCGTTCCGAAGAAGGTATTGATTACTGAAGAAATCGTTTTGGCATTGATCAAATCGATCGGAGTAAACACCTCGTTATCGCGTACGTTCATACGTTCGCGAATCGTACGAGACATACGAGCCAAACCTACTCCAAATTGATTATACAACTGTTCGCCTACAGTACGTACGCGACGGTTGCTCAAGTGGTCGATATCATCAACATCGGTTTTCGAATTGATCAATTCGATCAGATATTTGATGATCTCGATAATATCTTCCTTAGTAAGTACTTTAATATCGGGCGGAGTCGAAAGATTTAACTTTTTGTTGATACGATAACGACCCACTTCTCCCAAATCATATCTCTTTTCAGAGAAGAACAGGTTCGTAATTACTTCCCTTGCACTCGCATCATCTGCGGGCTCGGCATTACGAAGCTGACGATATATATATAATACTGCTTCTTTCTCGGAGTTACTCGAGTCTTTTTGCAGTGTATTATAGATTATAGAATAATCGGAAAGATTACGTTCTTCCTTATGTAACAAAATCGTGGAGACTCCCGATTCGAGGATCTCTTCGATATGGGATTCTTCGAGGATTGTTTCCCGATCGATCACCACTTCGTTACGTTCGATAGAAACTACCTCACCGGTATCTTCATCGACGAAATCTTCCACCCATGTTTTCAAAACGCGTGCGGCTAACCGGCGACCGATGGCTTTTTTCAGGTTGGTTTTATTCACCTTTACCTCTTCAGCCAGACCGAATATTTCAAGAATATCC
Protein-coding regions in this window:
- the rpoC gene encoding DNA-directed RNA polymerase subunit beta', whose protein sequence is MAFRKDNKIKSNFSKISIGLASPEEILEGSSGEVLKPETINYRTYKPERDGLFCERIFGPVKDYECHCGKYKRIRYKGIVCDRCGVEVTEKKVRRERMGHIQLVVPVAHIWYFRSLPNKIGYLLGLPTKKLDAIVYYERYVVIQPGIKRDTLDTYDLLSEEEYLDILDSLPKENQMLDDNDPEKFIAKMGAEAIYDLLARLDLDELSYELRHRANTDGSQQRKSEALKRLQVVESFRASKGRNKPEWMILKVVPVIPPELRPLVPLDGGRFATSDLNDLYRRVIIRNNRLKRLMEIKAPEVILRNEKRMLQEAVDSLLDNSRKSSAVKTDANRPLKSLSDSLKGKQGRFRQNLLGKRVDYSARSVIVVGPELKMHECGLPKDMAAELYKPFVIRKLIERGIVKTVKSAKKIVDRKEPVVWDILEHVMKGHPVLLNRAPTLHRLGIQAFQPKMIEGKAIQLHPLACTAFNADFDGDQMAVHLPLGNEAILEAQMLMLGAHNILNPANGAPITVPSQDMVLGLYYITKLRPGSKGEGLVFYGPEEAEIAYNEGKVTLHSKVKVMVDDLDEEGNPIQLLRETSVGRVLVNQLVPKEVGYINEILSKKSLRDIIGKVIKVCGVTRAAQFLDDIKNLGYYMAFKGGLSFNLADVIIPPEKEELVNEGYAEVEQILNNYNMGFITYNERYNQIIDTWTHVNSKLSNILMKQLSSDNQGFNSVYMMLDSGARGSKEQIRQLSGMRGLMAKPQKSGAEGGQIIENPILANFKEGLSVLEYFISTHGARKGLADTALKTADAGYLTRRLVDVAHDVIIHEEDCGTLRGLVCTEIKNNEEVVASLYERILGRVSVHDVQHPLTGEILVHSGEEITEDIAQKIQESPIERVEIRSVLTCESKKGVCAKCYGRNLSTNRMVQKGEAVGVIAAQSIGEPGTQLTLRTFHVGGIASNIAAVSNVTSRYDGILEIDELRTVDSVDESGKKVMIVVGRLAEMRIIDPNTKIVLTTTNIPYGSKLFFNNGDSLKKGDVVCEWDPFNAVIVSEVGGKVEFENVIEGVTYKVESDEQTGLREKIIIESKDRARVPSANIVGENGQILKTYSLPVGAHLMIDQGSKLHPGEVFVKIPRAVGKAGDITGGLPRVTELFEARNPSNPAVVSEIDGEVTFGKVKRGNREISVTSKTGQVQKYLVPLSKQILVQENDYVRAGTPLSDGAVTPSDILAIKGPTAVQEYIVNEVQDVYRLQGVKINDKHFEVIVRQMMRKVSIIDPGDTRFLEQQVVDKHEFMDENDRIWGKKVVVDAGDSQTLKPGQIVTPRKLRDENSMLKRRDLRPVEVRDAIPATSDQVLQGITRAALQTSSFMSAASFQETTKVLNEAAINGKVDKLEGMKENVICGHLIPAGTGQREFDKLVVGSKEEFDRVFANRKNVTDF
- the rpoB gene encoding DNA-directed RNA polymerase subunit beta; translated protein: MSSTIGKPRVNFASIKSPLQYPDFLEVQLKSFKDFLQLDTPPEKRKNEGLYKVFAENFPIADTRNNFVLEFLDYYIDPPRYTIDECIERGLTYSVPLKAKLKLYCTDPDHEDFDTVIQDVYLGPIPYMTEKGTFVINGAERVVVSQLHRSPGVFFGQSTHANGTKLYSARIIPFKGSWIEFATDINNVMYAYIDRKKKLPVTTLLRAIGFESDKDILEIFGLAEEVKVNKTNLKKAIGRRLAARVLKTWVEDFVDEDTGEVVSIERNEVVIDRETILEESHIEEILESGVSTILLHKEERNLSDYSIIYNTLQKDSSNSEKEAVLYIYRQLRNAEPADDASAREVITNLFFSEKRYDLGEVGRYRINKKLNLSTPPDIKVLTKEDIIEIIKYLIELINSKTDVDDIDHLSNRRVRTVGEQLYNQFGVGLARMSRTIRERMNVRDNEVFTPIDLINAKTISSVINTFFGTNALSQFMDQTNPLAEMTHKRRMSALGPGGLSRERAGFEVRDVHYTHYGRLCPIETPEGPNIGLISSLCVYAKINDLGFIETPYRKVDNGKVDLSDDGIVYLTAEIEEGKVIAQGNAPLDDDGNFMRNRIKARLDADFPIVAPDEVSLMDVSPTQIASIAASLIPFLEHDDANRALMGSNMMRQAVPLLRTEAPIVGTGLEGQLIRDSRTQITAEGNGVIEFVDATTIRIRYDRTEDEEFVSFEDAVKEYNIPKFRKTNQSTTVDLRPICRKGDRVVAGQILTEGYSTESGELALGKNLKVAFMPWKGYNYEDAIVLNERVVMEDILTSVHVDEYSLEVRETKRGMEELTSDIPNVSEDATKDLDERGIIRIGAQVSPGDIMIGKITPKGESDPSPEEKLLRAIFGDKAGDVKDASLKATPSLKGVVIGTNLFSRAVKKKKSKLSDKAILPKLDEEYEEKEAKLKELLIEKLLALTNGKTSQGVKDYLGTEIIPKGSKFTQKALSEIDYTAIQVSKWTADQVKNDLIRATIMNYLKKYKEIDAELRRKKFDISIGDELPSGIVQLAKVYIAKKRKISVGDKMAGRHGNKGIVSRVVRQEDMPFLEDGTPVDIVLNPLGVPSRMNLGQIFETVLGWAGAKLDMKFATPIFDGASLEDLNEWTDKAGVPRYGKSYLYDGGTGERFDQPATVGVIYMLKLGHMVEDKMHARSIGPYSLITQQPLGGKAQFGGQRFGEMEVWALEAFGASHVLQEILTIKSDDVVGRSKAYEAIVKGEPMPTPGIPESLNVLLHELRGLGLSINLE